The DNA region TTGCGTTCGCAAAACTACGCCAAGCCGAACTCGCATTTTGACCATATATAAAACTAAATCCACAACCCCAACGGGCCGCCAGCCTAGGTGTGTGATAAGGCTTGGTCTCTTACTATACTAAAAGAGATCTAAGCATCCATGCTGTTTTTTCGTGGATCTGCATTCTTTGTGTTAGAAGATCAGCAGTAGGTTCGTCAGAGGCTTTGTCTACTAGGGGAAAAATTTCGCGTGCGGTTTTTGCAACTTGTTCGTGGCCTGCTAGTAGGCTTTTGATCATTTGTTCTGCGCTTAGCTCTCCGTCTTCTTCTTTGATGGATGAAAGTTCGATGAATTCACGATAAGAACCTGGGGCTTTGGCACCCAGTGCGCGAATTCTTTCAGCGATATCATCCACGGCTACTGCTAACTCTGTGTACTGAGTTTCAAACATCAAGTGCAAAGTGTTAAACATAGGACCTTGAACGTTCCAGTGAAACTTGTGGGTTTTAAGGTATAAAGTGTAACTGTCTGCTAAGAAATGCGCTAAACCTTTTGCAATGCTTTTTCTGTCTTCTTCATTTATGCCAATGTTGATCTTTTCCATTGAACTCTCCTTTTTGATTGATTTCTTACTTTTGACTTGAGTGTATTGTATCAAAATTATGTTTTAACTGTAGCACACCCCCTATCATAAGTAAAATATATATTGATTATTACTGCATATATATTATATATAATAATCCAATTAGAACATATTGTCTTTATGAGAATTAGGAGTTCTCGTGCCCAGTTTAACACAAATGAAGTACATCGTATCCGTTTTTGAAAACAAGAGCTTTAGCCTCGCCTCCAAAGAGTGCCACGTCTCTCAACCTAGTTTGAGCATGCAAATTCAAAAGGCTGAAGACGAACTTGAAGTCACCATTTTTGATAGAAACTCTAAGCCTATCTCTGTTACCGATAAGGGCCTTAAGCTTGTGCAGCAAATGAAAATCATTTTAAATGAGAGCAAGCGCCTCAGTGACCTGAGCAAAATCCAAGCAGGAACCTTAAGTGGGCAGATTGATCTTGCGGTGATTCCCACCGTAGCACCTTATTTGCTTCCATTGATTCTAAACCCTATTGCTCAGGATATGCCTCATGTGCAGGTGAATATTTTTGAACAGACCACTTCTGAAATCTTACAAAATTTGAAAAGCAAAGAGATAGATGCTGCTATTCTGGCGACTCCGCTTAATGAGCCCGATCTTATTGAATCCCCACTTTATTACGAGCCCTTTTATGTGCTAGCCCACAAAGCTCATCCTATTTTAAAAAACAAAGTGGTGCGCGAACAAGATATTGCTAAGTTTCCGATTTGGCTTTTAGACGAAGGACATTGCTTTCGTACACAAACACTTTCTGTGTGTTCTCCTCGTCACCATCAAGATGTCTTTGCCAATGTGAAGTACGCTGGGGGCAGCATTCATACCCTGATGCAAATTGTACTTGAAAGCGATGGTTGCACTTTGATCCCACATCTGGCTCTTAAAGATCTCTCTCCTAATACCATCAAAACTCATGTGCGCCCTCTTAAAAAACCCACCCCTTCCCGAGAGATCAGTTTAGTCATGCACAAATCCCAATGGAAGACCGATGTTTTATCCAGAATCAAAGCTCTGACTCTTCAAACTATGGACAAAGAATTATTAAAACCCCATGGACTGGAAGTCTTAGAGATTGAAAACGGATAAGAAGTATAAAATCCCTATGCAGTAGGTGTAAGACGTAAAATGAGATTGAACTCACCAAGCAGCGTGAGGCAGGGATTAAAATAAAAGAGAGGGCGTTCTTTAATTCGTATCTGGCTTGAAAGGGCTGATGTACCCCTCTGCAAGAGCTACTGAGCAGCCGTTTGGTCTGCCGTGGACTCTACGTTCACAGCGTCTACAATATCACAGTAGCTGCGTTTAGAGCCCGTACCTGCACACCCAGAGCTTAACCCTGCCAGCAAGAGTCCCAATAAAAAGTGCTTCAAACCACGCATTTTCATATAAGAATATTATGAGCGGATTTCTTGCCTTAGGCCAGCAATCTGCATATAACCATTCTACTTCTGGACTCAGGGGCAGGGCTGACACACCAATATTTTTATTGGCTCCACTCTGGGTTTAAATGAAGGCCAACAAGGCACTATTTCAACACGTGGAGGAAGACATGGGTGACGAAAACAAACTGTACGGTCAAATAGCCATCGAAAACAATCAGCTTGAGAGCTTTGATAACAGAAACCCTAAACGTGACTATATGATCGAATTCGAATGCCCAGAGTTCACTTGCCTTTGCCCTCGTAGTGGTTTCCCTGATTTTGCGACCATTTACATTTCCTATGTTCCTGATCTGAAGTGTGTGGAGCTGAAATCCCTTAAGCTTTATATCAATGGGTTTAGAAATCAAAATATCTTTCACGAAGACGTCACCAATATGATTCTTGATGACCTAGTGAACCTTCTTCAACCTCGTTGGATGGAAGTCGCCGCAGACTTTACCGTGCGCGGAAACATCCACACCCTTGTACGTGCCGTGCACAAAAAACAAGGCTACGAGCTGCCCGAAGATTTAGCTTAAATACGAATAAAGCTTTATCAGCTTATCGGGCAGTGACCCCGCGGGGCCCATAAGTACACTTTTAATCTGAACGCGTAGCTCATAGTTAGATTTAACTTAAATATTATTCTAAATTGTTTTAGTATCCTAAGTCTGCGCACCCTTAGCTCAGTTGGATAGAGTAACTGGCTTCGAACCAGTTGGTCGGGAGTTCGAATCTCTCAGGGTGCGCCAATCGCAAACTCCTCTCAAACTGAGAGGGCTACTGAGATTCGAGTATTTTGTAGATTTGGGTGTCGGTGAGATCTAGGCTTTTTAGGATGTAGCTTGCTGTAAGAGCCTCTTGAATGGAAGAGCCTATGGTTTTTGCTTGTTTGGCGGCTTCTTGAAAGCACAGGGCTGCGGCGACAGAGATATTAAAACTTTGTGTAAAACCCTTCATGGGAATCAGGATATTGCCATCACAGTATTCTAAGGCTTGATCTGTCACCCCTTCTTTTTCATTTCCAAAAATTAAAGCCACTTGCTGACCAGAACCGCGAGGAATGTCTTGAATCTCTATCGATTCTTTAGATAGATGAGTGGCATAAATTTTCACATGGCGCTCTTTTAAAAAACTCAAAGCCTCTGCCGTATTGGACCAACGATATATGTTTAACCATTTGTCCGCACCTTGAGTGACTCGCGCAGACTCTTTAAATTTTTCACTGCCCTCAATGATGTGCATTTCATAAAAACCAAAAGCTTCAGCACTTCTCATGACGGCACTGATGTTGCCCCTATCATAAATATTTTCCAACACAGGAATAAAACTTGAACTTCTTTGGGGAACAATCTTTTGAATCTTTTCTAAACGCTCTTCTGTGATCAAACCCACAAAAGTATTTACGATCTGCTGAGGGGAATACCAGCTGTCAGCAATCTTAAGTTGCTCTGGCCATTGATCCGATAAAAAACGTCCTAGCTTTAATGACATAAGGGGATGTCATACCTAGTTCTAGCTTGAATTTCAAGGCTAATCTAAATTTAAGTCTACAGCCGTAGACCACTGCTCTATGGGACGAGCAAAATGTAAATGATTAAGACCAAAACCTGAAGGCAAAGCTTGATGGCTCTTTTGTTGTAGTGCGTATTTGGAAAACTGGGGTTCATAAGGCGTCTGCGTTTCATTGTCGTAAAAGATCACATCCACAGCTTGGGGTTCAAAAAGATCACATATCTTTTCTACCCACGACTGTACATCTTCTCGTGCCACACCATTAGTTTCAAAGCTGATGTAATTTTGATCCACTTCAGGGGTGACATGCACTGTACCGTAGTGTGTTCCTTTAAAAGCATTGGCAGAGTATCCGCAAGGAGTAAACCAATAATGATCCAATTCATACTCTGGAAAAATCTGCCCTACGGCTTTTTCAATAGCTATGCGCTGTTCAGGGGTATTCTTTAAAAAAGATTCCGTCTTATTTTTGCTGATTCTATAAATCAAAACTTCAGTCAGATGTTCTTTTATAAGCCGCTTGGAATCTGCGACATATTCAAAGACATAAAGATGATGAGAGTCACGCTGACCCAAACGATAGGCTTTTCCCGCACCCAGTTCTTGCTTGAGTGTTTTAAAGTCGGCTCTGGCAAAACTTTTTTGCATGTCGGGATAATGTTCATTTTTTCGGGAAAAATATAGACTCGAAATGTTTTCTTTTCCTATATGACGAATCAACATTTGTGCTGATTTGATCAACTGAGTTTGACCGCAGGTGATCATCAACACTCGGTTTTTCCAGACAAACAGACTGGACTCTGAAATCAAAAAGGCTTTTAAATGTTCCGTCTTAACCGAATTTAAAATCAAAGCGCCACAGGACTTAAGCAGGTCGCCCCAATACTGATCAGGATAACTTAAAAAATCCACAGAGTCGTTACAGGTCAACTCTAGCTTCTTTTCTGGTCCTTCATAGTCCAAATTCATCCCTTAAGCTCCCTAGTGATCACAAAATATTTGTCTTCATCTTAGCAAACAGGTAAAGCATCAGTATATGTACACCTCAACTCGTGAACCTTTTTTTTCTGTCATCATACCCACATACAACAGACTGCCTTATCTCAAGTTGGCCCTTAATTCTGTATTACGTCAAGACTTTCAAAATTTTGAAGTCATTATTGTCGATGATGGATCCACAGATGACACTTTGGTTTGGACTCAAGAATTACAGAAAACCGAGCCACGCCTGCGAGTGCTTCATCAGCCCAATCAAGGTGTAAGCACTGCCAGAAACACGGGCATTCAGTCCGCAATCGCACCGTGGATTGCCTTGCTGGATTCAGACGATCAATGGATGCCAGAAAAACTAAGCGTCTGTCATGATTTTATTCTGAACAGACAAAGCCATCCTATTTTACATAGCGATGAGGTGTGGCTAAGAGAGGATCGTATTGTAAAACAAAAACTTAAACGCCCATCTGGAGACGCCTTTGCGGAGTGTGTAAAACAATGCTGCATCGGTCCCTCCACTTCAGTCCTTCATCGCAGCGTCTTTGCCCATGTTGGACTTTTTAGATGCGATCTGCCTGTATGCGAAGACTATGACTTTTGGTTACGAGCCACATCACGCTTTATGGTGACCCACATTCCTTTAGCTTTGATTCAAAAACATGGAGGCCATGAAGATCAACTCTCTACGCGCTTTCATTCTATGGACTTCTGGAGGCTCAAAGCTTTGGTCTTTCAACTTTGGAATCCTTTTTTAACTTCAGATAAAAAGGCTCTAGTTGCAGAAACTATGATTCAAAAAAGTGAAATTTTACTTAAGGGATATGAGAAGCATCACAACCTTGAGAATAAAAATACAGTGCTTGAACTCAAAAAGCAGGCTCAAGACTCTCTATATCACACCCAAACTAATAGCGAGCTCACGCATCGACACCACGAAAATAGATCGTGACCCGATGAGCGCTCTAGCTGTGATCTAGATATTTTAAGATACTAAATACTGCTTCTCTGATTTACGACCTAAATATTTTCAAAATGCTGATGCAGGGCTTTGCTAGTGACTTCACAAACCCAGCGCTTAAAACGCTGACCAGTGCAAAGACGTTTGATTTTGATTTCTTTTCCTAAAAGAAGGTTTTGATCTTGCCAAAGTTTAATATGAACACTTTCATTTTTTACACCTTTGATTTCAAGATGTAGAGGTTGTTTTTTTAACATCTCATCCGTTGCATAAGTGTATTTTAGGTTTGAAAGTTCTTTTTTATTTTTCTTCTTCAACTCCACCACACGATTTAGGAATTCACCTTCAGTCAGATGATCCTCAATACTTAGATGAACCTCTGTATTTGATTTTGATAATACACGGAACGACTCCCACAAATAATTAAACTCATTGATGGAGTGCAAATAATCTCTAAACTCATTTTCTAGTCTTAAAATAGGACCTGACTTTGAAGGATCAAAACTAGGTGGAGCCCACAACTTAAACTCCACAATCGGAGGCATGGCTCGATAACCTGATAAAAATTTAAGTTCATCCACTACTGTATCTGCAATATAGGCCACTTCGGATTCAGGCAGCTCAATGAATTGCCAAGTCAGAAGCTTAAGTCCTTCAGCAGGAGCCAGAAGCCTGACTCGTTCTTCTAGGTGTGTCTCCCAGATGTACTCCATCTCTACGGGTGGGCCTGGCAAAAAATAAAGCTCAGTATTTTGCGGTTTTCGTTTAAGACTAAACCCAGAGGCTGTACCCACTAGGTTCGTGTAAATTTCCGCCCCTTCAGGAAAGTAAGCCTGCCACTTATGACCCTCACGCGCTTCCACTTGCAAAATCAACACGCGCTCTTGAATGCGTTCCCACTCCTTGTCCACAAGATTCAGTTTAAGGCCCAACCAATCGGCCACTAGCTTACGAGTCAAATCATCGGTCGTAGGCCCTAGGCCTCCTGTAACAAATACCGCATCACTGCGGCCTGAGAGGTACTCTAAGGCCTCCAAGATTTTAAGGGGATCATCAGCCACTGCCCAATGATAATTTACATCTAAATTCAATTTAGAAAGTTTTTGCGCTAACCAAGCAGCATTCGTATTTATGATTTGACCTGAAACAACTTCACTACCTGTAGCTAATATACTGACTGACTTCATTTTTACACCTAAATTGCATGGTCCTATCCCGTACACTGACCCTAGAGATTGCATTGCCTTATTTCGTGCACTTGGATTAAAAGTATGTCATAACCTTAAAAAAGTAAACTTTTTGGCGAGTTTATTTTGTACCAAATGCAAGCTGAAGGTTAGCAAAAGTTTGACTCTATATGAACAAACCTTTGCCTTACTTAACGAAGGCAAACATAAGGTGAACGACTACAGCGATCAAATAAGGTAGGTGTGTTGTTCTTCCCAATGAACGCCAATTGGAGTGGGTGACATGAAAAAAGTCAAAACTGGAGTTTTTCAAAGAGGTTTTGCCCTAGCCAAACTGACCCTTAAGTCTGGAACCTTGGCCGCCACATCTGTGATGAATTCCGACAAAGAAGCACATATCATAAAACAAATGCAACTGCTTTCTAAAGAGCTTGGAATGCTTAAGGGCAGCATCATGAAAGTTGGGCAAACTCTTTCTATGTACGGCGAGCACTTCCTTCCTCCTAAAGCCAACGAATATCTAAAAAATCTACAGTTCAACTCTCCTCCTATTGAGTGGTCAGGCATTAAAAAATTTCTGCTTGAAGAGATCGGAGAAGACGTTTTGTCGGAACTTGATATCGACAAGACCTCAAGTGCTGCCGCCTCCTTGGGGCAGGTGCATAAAGCCCGACATAAAAAGACAGGTCAACTCTTAGCCATTAAGATTCAATACCCAGGAGTTGAGTCTGCCATCAAAAGTGATCTTAAATCTATTAAAGCCATTCTTGGATTATCCAAAATTCTTCCTGGAGGTTTACAAACAGATCAGTTTTTTGAAGAGATCGAAACCATGCTCATCCAAGAGACCAATTACAAACTTGAAAAGACTTGGACAGAGCAGATGTATGAGAAACTCAAACCTTATCCGCAGTTTGTGGTTCCACAGGTGCAACCTAGATACTGCTCTAAACATGTGATCACCACCAGTTACGAAGACGGTGTAGCTTTAGACTCTCCAGACGTTCAAGCTCTTTCACAAGACAGACGAAATACTTTAGCTCTTAATTATTTAGATTTGTACTTCAAAGAGCTTTTTGAGTTTAAACTTGTGCAAACCGATCCTCATCTAGGAAATTATCGAATTCGTATCTCTAAAGACCCCGCATCGCAACCAGATCAACTTATACTCTACGACTTTGGAGCCATGAGAGAGGTGCCCGATCACTTTGGGCTGCCCTTTAAACAATTAGTAGAAGGAGCCGCCCAGCAGGACAAAGAGATGATTATCGAAAGCGCCTATAAGCTGGGTTATCTTAAACCTGATGACGATCCTGAGCTTAAAAACAGATACTTCAAGGTGTGTAGCCTCATCGGTGAACCCTTTGCCGAAGACCCCACGTTTCCTTTTACCGACCAAGATGGAAACTATGATTGGAAGCGCACCGATCTTCCACAAAGAGTGTCCGTAGCGGCTAAAGAGATATTTAAATTTCATAAACTTAGAGTTCCACCTAGGGAATCCGTATTTCTAGATCGTAAACTTGCTGGAGCTTTCTTTTTGGTGAGTGTCTTAGGTCTTAAGGGTAAAGCAAGAGAAGTACTTAGAAGATACTACTAACTACTGAACTTTGGTTTTTTTATAAAACTTCTCTTGAAACTTCATAATCTTTTTAAAGTCTTCTTCTGAAGAGAGTTCTAGCATTAAACGTTTCTTGAATTTGCTTTCAATTTCGCGCATTCTTTGAATGCCTTGTTCAATGAACTTTCCGTTGATCTTTTTAGACTCTTCATGCAGTTCGCGGATCATATTGGCTTCCATGGCAATAAACGGAACCAGATTGTTTTCACTTAACTCAAGTTCATCTGTAAAGTACGCCTGAAGTTCGATGATCCATTGCTCGCGGTAATCTGCATTTAACACCTTATCCACGTAACCATTAGTGTAGAGTACAAGATCTGTGTAGTTATCTTTAAACTCATCTGATTTTTGAGGATCAAAGTATTCAAACAATGCCTCTTTAGCTTCATTCTTACGTGCTTCAACTCTTTCTGCACTTTCTTTTTTATTCACTTCTGCGATTTCACGGACTTGATCTTTGAAACGTTCTTTCAGAAAAGGGGCACCGACAAAAACCATAAACACCGCTACCACCGCAGCCACAGCAGACATCTTCCAGAATTTTTTAACACGTTTTTGCTGATTCAGAGTTTTAGCTTCAAGCATTGTTTCTAACAACTCACCTTCATCAAACACTTCACCTGTAAGTACAGCACCCACTGTGCCTTTGATGATCCCCTCAATGCTTGCTAAAGATTCGGGCTCCTGTCTATTCAGATAAGGCTTCATCTTGGTCATTAACACAAGCTCAAGTTCTTTTTTCAGTTTTTCAGCATTGGCTTGCAAACGACGTTTTTCTGTCATTTCAAAAACTTTCTTCTGCTCATCAATATGTCGAACGGCATTAAGCTTAGTCTCTTGCGCTTCCTGCTTGGCATCCTTTAGAGCTTTTTCTGCCTCACGAGTGGCTCGAGCTTTGATCTCTTCCACCTCAGCAGTTGCTCTTTCCTTAAGGGCAGCCATCGTTTTATTTGCTTCCTCTACAGATTCAGCCATCTCTTCATCAAATTTTTTCTTTTGTCTTTCGGCTTCTTCTTTGGCTTTCGCAATAATATGCTGAGATTTTTCTTGTGCCTCTTTAAGATGAGTTTGGGCATCCTCACGAGACTCATCAATGATATCTTTGGCCTTACTTTGCGCAGACGTGACAACCTTATTCGCATCTGCTTCAGCACCACTTCTTAAGGCTTCCGCCTCATCCTTTGCTGTCTTGAGGGCTATAGCTGCATTCTGCTCTGCTGTTTGAATGATCTGTGTGGACTGAACTTGAGCATCATCCACCATATTCTTGGATTTAGAGCTCGCCTCTTCTACTAAGTTTTGAGCCTTAGCATTGGCCTCGTCCATAACCTGTGTGGATTGTGTACTGGCTTCTTCAATCAAACGTTTTGATTCTTCCTGTCCACTGGCAATAATATCTGCTTTAGACTGGTTAGCCTCTGACTCAGCGTTTTGTTTATAAGTCTCGGCCTCTTGTAAAATTCTTGATTTTTCAGCATCAGCTTCTTTTAAAATACTGTCTTTTTGTGCCAAAGCCTCGGCTTCGGTATTTTGTTTAAAAGTTTCTGCTTCTTGAAGAATCCGTGCCTTTTCTGCCTCAGCCTCTTTAACAAGTGTGTCTTTGGCTGCTTGCGCTTCTTCTATTGTACGTTGATTTTCTTGTTTTTGATTTTCCAAGTCAGACAACAGCTTTGCAACTTCGGTCTTCAACGCATCAGCTTCTTGCTGAGAGTTTTGCACAATAGACTTTAGATCTTCATTTTTAGTTCTAAATTCTTCATTTTGTACTTTAAAGGTTTCAATGCTTTTTTCAAGATTTGCAATTTCAGACTTTTTACCAACAATCTCTTGTTCTAATGATTGTAACTCTGAAGTGTTATTTTTAATCGTTTCAGCTAAACTTGTTTGTTCTTCTTGTAGCTTAGCTACAGCTGTAACATGATTTTGAACTTGCTTTTCTTTTTCTTCACAAGCTTTGTGCAATTCACCTGATTTAGCAATAAGTTCACTTAATGTATTACTCAAGTCAGATAATTTTTTGTTGGTGACCTGTTGCTCTTGTTCTTTTTGCAGCACTTCCGTAGCAATAGCTTTCTTTTTTTCTTCTAAATTAGAAATTTCATTTAACAGTGCAGTTTTATCCCCTTGCAGGCTTTTTGTAGCACTGTCCATCTCTTGTCGTATTTTATCAAGCGTTGCCTTTTCAGTGCTTACTTCTGCATTTAAATTTCTAATAGTTCCACGAATCTTATCCGCTTCACCTAGAAGTTCACGAATGATCTTGCCTTTCTCTTCGCTTTCTTTGATCAGTTCTGCACTTTTAGAATCAAAACTACTGATTTCGTCTTTTAAAGCTTGTAACTTTCCTGCATAAGACTCTAACTCTTTATCTTTTTCATTAAGTTCGTCCTGCAAAGACTGCTTTTCATTCTTTAAAGACGCTACATCTTCTTCTAAAGTGGTCTTTTGTAAATTTAAAGTTTTAATCTCATTACTTAATTCACTATGGTCCGCACTTATAGCTGAATGTGAAGCCACATGAGGATTCTCATTCGAGCGGCTAGGGTGTGAGGACATAGCTCCGTAATCTGGTGCTGAACTGACAGCATGAGATGCCACCTCGTTCTGATCCTCATCAGAAGATAAGGCCACATTTAAATCTGAATCCTCAGACTTTAAAAAATTCTCGCTCACTTTACTTCGATCAATACCAGGAGGTCCTGATTGTGTTCTTGGAGGCTGAGACTTAAAGGAAGGCTCCTTAGCCTCTGAATCGAAAGATTCATCAGACTGCGAAAAGGACGCGGCACCAGAGGATTCCCCACGCAGTTTTTTCTTTTCTTCTTCAATTCTTTTTAATAACATTTCTGCATCAGACAAAGCATCATTCGAAGATATCCCAGAAGATACTGGCTCAGATGAATCTTTACTGATCTGTTCGTTATACTGCTTGATCTTTTGTTCTCGTTTACCAAGATCAGGCGCAGAAGAATCTGAAGCACTCTTGTCTTCATTGGCAACCAGCCTCAGTATAACATCTTCTTTTGCACCAAAAACCAAGCGATCCGTACTTTCATAAGCTTTAGCATAACCTGGTTTTAATTTTTCTCCGTTTAGATAGGTACCATTAGTGGAGTTTAGGTCTTCAACTAATATGATACCATCGCGGTACATGATTTTAATATGGTTTCTACTTACATTTTGAGAATCAATCTGAACGTCACTTTTTGCAGAGCGACCGATTATAAAATCAGTCGAAGAGCAGATTTTAACCTGCTCTTTTCCCTCTATTTTAAAGTATACTTCGACGTTCTTCAGTTTAAACATTTTTTACTCTATATTGCTCTCTTATGAAGCTTTTTTCCTTTTCTTTCCAAGAATCAATTCTTCGTTTAATGCTTGCTCTGCAAGAACTTCATCTGGGTTTCTGTTCTCGTCAAACTCTGTTAAGTCATCTGGAACATCATTGTTTGCACTTAGGTGCCATAATGTATCCAACGCACTTTCCATTCTTTCAACAGCAGACACAAAAAGTTTTTCTGGTGACAAACTTGTATTGAATAGGTTGAGAGTCACTGACAACGAAATACCCATTAAAGATGTACTCATCGCAAAAGCAATTTGAATCAAGAAGTTGTCCATTACAGCTTTAGTTGCATCTGGATCAGCAATGTCCATAGCACCTAGTTCTGGTAGTGCTTGCATAATACCTAAGAATGTACCAAATACCCCAAGTACGATGAAGATACCTGGTAATGTGTTGATCACATCGTTTAAAGTATTGATCGAAAAGATTCCAAAAACTTTGCTAAAGCAAGGGTTCTTTGAAAATGCCTTTTGAGTGATCGTACCTAATCTAGGATGGTTCGCCTCGTTATATCTAACATGCTTTAAGTGTTTAAGCATATCGTCTACAAGAAAAGCAGCACCTTGTTTAATCATAAATACTCTATCACCAACAGTCATCACGAAGTCAGGCTTTCTTCTTTTCATAATGAATCTGACCTTAAACAACTCATAATAAGTCTTTTCTAATAGTCGTTTAGTAATAACGTAGAATGAAAGAGAGGTCTTTGTTGATCTTTCATCTAAAAAGTTTTCAATTCTTTTTTCAAACTCTTTAGCCATCCACTCTTCACGTTTAACAGTATAGTAGATGATAAATCTTACTACTATTGCTGAAATAAACGCGAACATCATCACTGGTATTAGCCAGTGGGAGGCAAAAGCCACCAAGGCATCTACAAATCCATGCACTACTTTTTGCGTTTCCATTCCTAAACTCCTTTAAGGTTCCATATTAAATTTAATCATTACACGTTGCGATTTTTTACAGTCGTATTTTGCGCAATATTCTGCGTTAGTCATACTGCTGATCTCTCTGGCGTTTTCGCCTTCCGCCAAGAAACTTCGTCCAGTCACCTTCACCATTGGTAATATATCTTTTTGGTGTTTGTATTGGATCTTTGATGTATCAAATACATAGTCAAAGATGGCTCTTGCTCTGTAATAACTTAAATCCATGTTATAGTTTACAGCATCTCTGTTTGAAGCTTCTAAACTTACAGGGTTGACGTACTTACCTTTATACGTAGGTGATGCAAAACCCACGATTTCAATAGATTTAACCTTTTCCGCCACTTTTGGGTCTTGCAATAGACTCTTAGAATAAGCTGGCATGAATTTCTTAATTACATCTTCCATACCTGGCTTTAACTCGGCTTTGCCAGATTCAAAGTACTCTCGACCAAACGAGATCACCACATCACCTGTGTTTTCATCTACATCTGCCGTTAAACCTGATTTTGCTAAGTTTTCTTTGATAGCTTGAATGGCTTTTTTCTTTGCGTCAGCCATCTCTTTAAGTTTACTCACGTCTTTAGTAAGTTGTTGTTTTTCACCTTCTAAAGCTTGTGCTTTTTCTTCTAGTTCATTTTTAGCTAATAAAGTCTCATCTAAGTTACTTTGAACTTCTTGGGCTTTAGCTTGAAGATTTTTAATTTGTCCAGACAAAGCTCTTTCTTTAGCAGCAGCTTCTTTTTGAAACTCTGCCATTCTTTGTGCTCTTTGTTGAGCCGTAAGTTTTTGTTTGGCCAATTCACTCTCAAATTTTTGCTTTTCAGATTCAATTTGTTTTTGATGTTGAGTTTGTAAATTTGAAATCTGTTTTGTAAATTTACTTTTCTCTTCCACTAAGTTCGCAATTTGTGACCCTTGCTGTTGCAGTTCTTGGCGAGCTTGATCTAGCTCTTTATTAGACTCCTGTAGAACTTGTGTAACCTCTTGCAACTCACTTTTTGTCTTTTCGTTAATGGCTTGCAGTTGGCTGACCTTAGCTTGGCTTTCTTCTTTAAGCTCTTGGATCTGCTCGTTCATTTTATCTTTACTGATTCTATTAGCCTTATACGCATTTTGAAGTTGAGCAATTTTGATATCTAACTTTTTATTAGTATCTGCAATTTCTTTTTCACCCTTTTTAATTGCGCTTTCTTTTTCTTTGACTGTTTTGTTTAAGTCTTCAATT from Pseudobdellovibrionaceae bacterium includes:
- a CDS encoding AarF/ABC1/UbiB kinase family protein gives rise to the protein MKKVKTGVFQRGFALAKLTLKSGTLAATSVMNSDKEAHIIKQMQLLSKELGMLKGSIMKVGQTLSMYGEHFLPPKANEYLKNLQFNSPPIEWSGIKKFLLEEIGEDVLSELDIDKTSSAAASLGQVHKARHKKTGQLLAIKIQYPGVESAIKSDLKSIKAILGLSKILPGGLQTDQFFEEIETMLIQETNYKLEKTWTEQMYEKLKPYPQFVVPQVQPRYCSKHVITTSYEDGVALDSPDVQALSQDRRNTLALNYLDLYFKELFEFKLVQTDPHLGNYRIRISKDPASQPDQLILYDFGAMREVPDHFGLPFKQLVEGAAQQDKEMIIESAYKLGYLKPDDDPELKNRYFKVCSLIGEPFAEDPTFPFTDQDGNYDWKRTDLPQRVSVAAKEIFKFHKLRVPPRESVFLDRKLAGAFFLVSVLGLKGKAREVLRRYY
- a CDS encoding FHA domain-containing protein, translated to MFKLKNVEVYFKIEGKEQVKICSSTDFIIGRSAKSDVQIDSQNVSRNHIKIMYRDGIILVEDLNSTNGTYLNGEKLKPGYAKAYESTDRLVFGAKEDVILRLVANEDKSASDSSAPDLGKREQKIKQYNEQISKDSSEPVSSGISSNDALSDAEMLLKRIEEEKKKLRGESSGAASFSQSDESFDSEAKEPSFKSQPPRTQSGPPGIDRSKVSENFLKSEDSDLNVALSSDEDQNEVASHAVSSAPDYGAMSSHPSRSNENPHVASHSAISADHSELSNEIKTLNLQKTTLEEDVASLKNEKQSLQDELNEKDKELESYAGKLQALKDEISSFDSKSAELIKESEEKGKIIRELLGEADKIRGTIRNLNAEVSTEKATLDKIRQEMDSATKSLQGDKTALLNEISNLEEKKKAIATEVLQKEQEQQVTNKKLSDLSNTLSELIAKSGELHKACEEKEKQVQNHVTAVAKLQEEQTSLAETIKNNTSELQSLEQEIVGKKSEIANLEKSIETFKVQNEEFRTKNEDLKSIVQNSQQEADALKTEVAKLLSDLENQKQENQRTIEEAQAAKDTLVKEAEAEKARILQEAETFKQNTEAEALAQKDSILKEADAEKSRILQEAETYKQNAESEANQSKADIIASGQEESKRLIEEASTQSTQVMDEANAKAQNLVEEASSKSKNMVDDAQVQSTQIIQTAEQNAAIALKTAKDEAEALRSGAEADANKVVTSAQSKAKDIIDESREDAQTHLKEAQEKSQHIIAKAKEEAERQKKKFDEEMAESVEEANKTMAALKERATAEVEEIKARATREAEKALKDAKQEAQETKLNAVRHIDEQKKVFEMTEKRRLQANAEKLKKELELVLMTKMKPYLNRQEPESLASIEGIIKGTVGAVLTGEVFDEGELLETMLEAKTLNQQKRVKKFWKMSAVAAVVAVFMVFVGAPFLKERFKDQVREIAEVNKKESAERVEARKNEAKEALFEYFDPQKSDEFKDNYTDLVLYTNGYVDKVLNADYREQWIIELQAYFTDELELSENNLVPFIAMEANMIRELHEESKKINGKFIEQGIQRMREIESKFKKRLMLELSSEEDFKKIMKFQEKFYKKTKVQ